The Meiothermus sp. genome segment GGAAACGTTTACATAGCGTTTCTTGCAGTAAAAAGGAGTTTGAAGTGAGCCCTTCGTTTACGGTTGAAAGTGGTGTGATGGTCGAAAAGGTGGAGGCGCTTATTGCTCAAACCTGGCAACTGTTGGTTAACCATGAGGATGACCTCGAGTACCAGCACACCGTTCGGAAACTCGGGCTTGAAATTGAACAGCAGGCCCGTAACCTGGGCAGCGAAAGGGCTTTTGCCATGTCCCAGCTGATTCTGGGGGTCAGCGCTCTGGATCGCCATCAACCCGACGAGGCCGTGCAGCGCCTGACCACGGCCCTGACCCGCTTCCGCTGGCAGTCCGATGTGCACCACGAATGGTACAGCCTGGCCGCCATTGCCCAGGCCTGGTATCTGCTGGACGACTACGATCAGATGCACGAAACCCTGGTTGGAGCCAAAGACCTCTCCCAGCCCAGCACGCAGGATAAAGTCCGCTGGCTTGACCGACTCGGCATGATTCGCTAACGTGCCGGACCCTACCAATCCAAAAATGTTCTAATCTATAGGGGCCTGGCCCTGTGGCCATGCGCCTTATGCCACAACGCATCCTTTTGGTCTATACCAAGGCGGGGGGTGGGCACTTTGCCCTGGCCCAGAACCTGCACAAGCTGCTGACCGAACTCGAGCCCGAATCCGAGGTTCGGCTGTTCAACTTTTTCGATGTGGGGCCGCGCTGGATTGCCCAGGCCATCCAGGACGGCTACAACTTTGCTGTTAATAAGCAGCGCTGGTTGTTTACCGTGTTTCAAGCCTTCTACCAGACCCGCCCGGCCATCCAGTCCTTTGCGCGGGTGCTGGGCATGCGCCTGGCCCCGGCCATCAACGAGTACTTAGAGGAGTTTCGTCCAGATAAGATAATTTATTGCTATCCGGTTAACCACGGTTTTCGCCGCTTGCCCTATGTACGAAAGCACAAACCCAAGACCCTTACGGTGGTGAGCGATATTTTCAGCCCCCACCTGTACTGGTTCATCGACACCAAAGATCAGTATGTGGTGGCCAGCCCCGAAGCCTACAGCATAGCCCGGCGCTACCGGGTTCCCCCGGAAAACCTGCACTACTTCCAGACCCTGATTGACCCTAAATACGACCAACCCCTGGCCCCCGAGGAGGTGGCCCGCTTGCGTCGGGAGTGGGGCCTGGTTCACCCCTACACGGTGCTGGTAACGGGGGGTGGAGCGGGTCTCAAAATTAGCCACAGGCTGGTGCGGGAGCTGGTCAAAATCGAGGGCATCAATGTGGTGGTGGTGTGTGGCTACAACCAAAAGCTCTACCGCCAGCTCGAGGCCTTCAAGCAAAAGAACCAGATTGCCAACCTGATCCTGTTTGGCTTCACCAAGCAGATGTACGAACTGATCAACGTGTCCAACGTGGTGGTCTCCAAAGCTGGCCCCGCCACCATTGCCGAGGTGCTTTCGCAACACAAAGACTTGATTGTTTGCGATTACGTATGGCCGCAGGAGCACGGCAACGTAGAGCTCATTCGGCACGAGAAGCTGGGCTACTATATCCGCCGGCCCCGCAAGATTGCCGAAAAAATCCGGGAGCTAAAGAGCCGCCCCCCCGAACGCAAAACCCTCAACCTGCAAAACGATATTGTTCGCCTGGCCAGGTACATCCTGGCGTTGTGAGGCTGGAGGCCCAGAGCCGAAGGCCGAAACCTGGAGAACTGGGAGGCGAATGTTGCAAGCCAGGTTCTGATGCCAATGCCCTCGAAAAGGGTATTTGGATTAACCTCGAGCCCTGCCGAGAATTTGCTCGATGCGCTCCAGGGCCTCCTGGGGTAGGTCTACCCCCGCCGCTCCCAGGCTTTCTTTGAGTTGCTCGGGCTTGGTGGCCCCGGTAATGGCACTGCTCAGGCCTTTTTGCCGTAAGACCCAGGCCAGGGCCAGCAGGGTACGGGTCAGGCCCAGGTCGGCGGCTACTTTTTTGAGGGCCCTGACCTTTTTTACGTTTTCGTCCGTCAGGAAGCGGTTACCAAACTGCGGATAGCGCTCGAAACGGCTGTCTTTGGGTACGCCCTTGTCGTAGCGCCCGGTCAGCATACCCATGGCCAGGGGGCTCCAGACTACCATGCCCAGCCCAAAGCGCTCGGTCTCGGGCAGGATTTCCTGCTCGACGCGTTCGCGGTAGAGCATGGAGTATTGCGGTTGCTCCACTGCAGGCGGATGCAGGCCGTTGGCCCTGGCAAACTGCACTGCTTCGACAATGCGGGCCGCCGGCCATTCGGAAGTGCCCCAGTAGAGCACCAGGCCCCGCTCTACCAGATTGCTCACGGTGGTCACGATTTCTTCCATGGGCACCTCGGGGTCGTAGCGGTGGCAAAAGTAGAGATCGAGGTAGTCGGTGCCCATGCGCTTCAGGCTGCGCTCGAGGCTTTCCCGAACGTGCTTGCGCGATAGGCCCCGCCCGTTGGCATCCTCGCTGGTGGGCCAGTAGACCTTGCTGGAGAGCACCAGCTCGTGGCGGGGGAACTGTTCCAGGAGGGCTTTGCTCATCAGCTCCTCGGCCAGGCCCTTAGCGTATACATCGGCGTTGTCGAAGAAGTTGATGCCGCCCTCGTAAGCGATGCGGGTGATTTGTTTGATGCGCTCGAGGTCGTTTACGGCGTCGCCGTAGGTGACCCAGGCCCCCAGCGAAATTTCCGAAACCTTCAAGCCCCAC includes the following:
- a CDS encoding glycosyltransferase; this encodes MPQRILLVYTKAGGGHFALAQNLHKLLTELEPESEVRLFNFFDVGPRWIAQAIQDGYNFAVNKQRWLFTVFQAFYQTRPAIQSFARVLGMRLAPAINEYLEEFRPDKIIYCYPVNHGFRRLPYVRKHKPKTLTVVSDIFSPHLYWFIDTKDQYVVASPEAYSIARRYRVPPENLHYFQTLIDPKYDQPLAPEEVARLRREWGLVHPYTVLVTGGGAGLKISHRLVRELVKIEGINVVVVCGYNQKLYRQLEAFKQKNQIANLILFGFTKQMYELINVSNVVVSKAGPATIAEVLSQHKDLIVCDYVWPQEHGNVELIRHEKLGYYIRRPRKIAEKIRELKSRPPERKTLNLQNDIVRLARYILAL
- a CDS encoding aldo/keto reductase family protein — protein: MRYRKLGQWGLKVSEISLGAWVTYGDAVNDLERIKQITRIAYEGGINFFDNADVYAKGLAEELMSKALLEQFPRHELVLSSKVYWPTSEDANGRGLSRKHVRESLERSLKRMGTDYLDLYFCHRYDPEVPMEEIVTTVSNLVERGLVLYWGTSEWPAARIVEAVQFARANGLHPPAVEQPQYSMLYRERVEQEILPETERFGLGMVVWSPLAMGMLTGRYDKGVPKDSRFERYPQFGNRFLTDENVKKVRALKKVAADLGLTRTLLALAWVLRQKGLSSAITGATKPEQLKESLGAAGVDLPQEALERIEQILGRARG